One genomic region from Cryptosporangium aurantiacum encodes:
- a CDS encoding SDR family oxidoreductase — MRIAVAGATGNIGALTVAALERDGHDVVGISRSGGVDLVTGEGLDDVLVGVEVVVDATNGPATDRDEAVAYFGAATRNLLAAEERAGVRHHVLLSIAGVHRVEGNAHYAGKREQERLVSAGVVPWTILPAAQFHDFAAMVASWTERDGVATIAPLLVQPIAPEDVAAVLAEIAVGEPRGRDADLVGPEPQDLVDMARRTNEARGREVRLAPSWSTGIFGEEMAGNVMLPGENARIAPTTFDEWLLSQRA; from the coding sequence ATGCGGATCGCAGTCGCCGGGGCCACCGGCAACATCGGGGCCCTCACCGTCGCCGCGCTCGAGCGAGACGGACACGACGTCGTGGGGATCAGCCGGTCGGGCGGCGTCGACCTGGTGACCGGCGAGGGTCTGGACGACGTGCTGGTAGGCGTCGAGGTGGTGGTCGACGCCACCAACGGCCCCGCGACCGACCGGGACGAGGCCGTCGCGTACTTCGGCGCAGCCACGCGCAACCTGCTGGCTGCCGAGGAACGCGCAGGCGTCCGTCACCACGTGCTGCTGTCGATCGCGGGGGTCCACCGTGTGGAGGGCAACGCGCACTACGCGGGCAAGCGCGAACAGGAGCGTTTGGTGAGTGCCGGCGTCGTGCCGTGGACGATCCTGCCGGCGGCGCAGTTCCACGACTTCGCGGCGATGGTTGCGAGTTGGACCGAGCGCGACGGCGTCGCGACGATCGCGCCGCTGCTCGTCCAGCCGATCGCTCCCGAGGACGTCGCCGCGGTGCTCGCCGAGATCGCGGTGGGCGAGCCGCGCGGCCGGGACGCCGATCTCGTCGGACCGGAGCCGCAGGACCTGGTGGACATGGCGCGTCGGACGAACGAGGCGCGGGGACGCGAAGTCCGGTTGGCGCCGAGCTGGTCAACCGGCATCTTCGGGGAGGAGATGGCCGGCAACGTGATGCTGCCCGGCGAGAATGCCCGGATCGCCCCCACGACGTTCGACGAGTGGCTACTCAGCCAGCGAGCCTGA
- a CDS encoding DeoR/GlpR family DNA-binding transcription regulator: MLAAQRQELLLGRLRIEGRVVAKDIATELGISEDSIRRDLRELAAAGLCQRVYGGALPVSPAIADLQTRTNVQPDSKQRVAARAAQLITPGSTAILDGGTTALAVARALPPDLQATIVTHSPTVAAALVDHPAVEIHVIGGRIFKHSAVACGAAAVEAAAGVNADVFLMGVTGVHATAGLTTGDADEAAMKRALSRRSADTYVLASAEKIGAASRFAVLALTDVAGVVTDVAADHPALRDLTATGVPVITASG, translated from the coding sequence ATGCTCGCCGCTCAGAGGCAGGAACTCCTACTCGGTCGATTGCGCATCGAAGGTCGTGTAGTGGCCAAGGACATCGCCACTGAACTGGGGATTTCCGAGGACAGCATCCGGCGCGACCTTCGAGAGCTGGCCGCCGCCGGTTTGTGCCAGCGGGTGTACGGCGGGGCGCTGCCGGTCTCCCCGGCGATTGCGGATCTGCAAACGCGCACAAACGTGCAGCCGGACAGCAAGCAGCGGGTCGCTGCCAGGGCCGCGCAACTGATCACGCCGGGCAGCACCGCGATCCTCGACGGCGGCACCACCGCACTCGCCGTTGCCAGAGCACTGCCGCCGGACCTGCAGGCGACGATCGTCACTCACAGCCCCACGGTCGCGGCCGCGCTGGTGGACCACCCGGCGGTCGAGATCCACGTCATCGGTGGACGGATCTTCAAGCACTCGGCGGTGGCGTGCGGAGCGGCCGCGGTCGAGGCGGCGGCCGGCGTCAACGCGGACGTGTTCCTGATGGGCGTCACCGGTGTGCACGCCACCGCCGGGCTGACCACCGGCGACGCCGACGAGGCGGCGATGAAGCGAGCGCTGTCCCGCCGATCGGCGGACACCTACGTGCTGGCCAGCGCGGAGAAGATCGGCGCCGCGTCGCGGTTCGCCGTGCTCGCGTTGACCGATGTGGCCGGCGTCGTCACCGATGTCGCCGCCGACCACCCAGCTCTCCGTGACCTCACCGCGACCGGAGTCCCGGTGATCACGGCGAGCGGCTAA
- a CDS encoding DUF4406 domain-containing protein — protein MTTTKPLLILIAGPYRSGTGDDPELMAANLRSLEEAAWPLFRAGHVPMIGEWVALPVLRGAGAAGPTDPFAEQVMYPTAQRLLQHCDAVLRLPGASTGADQDVAIAQERGLPVWYRLDDVPGVTAHV, from the coding sequence ATGACGACGACCAAACCACTGCTGATCCTGATCGCCGGTCCCTATCGTTCCGGCACCGGCGACGACCCCGAGCTGATGGCCGCGAACCTGCGCTCGCTGGAAGAGGCGGCCTGGCCGCTGTTCCGCGCCGGGCACGTACCGATGATCGGCGAGTGGGTCGCGCTGCCGGTGCTGCGCGGTGCGGGCGCCGCCGGCCCGACCGATCCGTTCGCCGAGCAGGTCATGTACCCGACCGCGCAGCGGCTGCTCCAGCACTGCGACGCCGTCCTCCGCCTGCCCGGCGCGTCGACCGGCGCGGATCAGGACGTCGCGATCGCGCAGGAACGGGGCTTGCCGGTTTGGTACCGGCTCGACGACGTTCCCGGCGTCACCGCCCACGTCTGA
- a CDS encoding helix-turn-helix transcriptional regulator, whose amino-acid sequence MELWGREAELARLDDVLTSLADGLSRVLVLRGEAGIGKTALLDHAAAASDDSTTVVRVAGVESEADFPWAALHRMLIPHLDRRLRLPTAQRDALAVACGLADGPAADRYLVSLATLGLLAEVAAAGPVLCCVDDAQWLDADSMTALAFVARRVHAEGLGIVFTVRTGTPFTALDGLPTLDLEGLGTAAAGQLLRSVVPGALDPRVADQIVRATGGNPLALTDLGQELTADQFRGGRQLPEPLPVGPRLEAHYRTQIDALPTDTQSWLLLAAAEPSGHYGRIADAAAALGLVPGAAEAAEASRLVSITTEVRFRHPLVRSAIYGGAIPGDRRAAHRALASATTGSSDVDRRAWHLAAATLGPDAAVADQLEHCAERAAARGGYAARVSFLARAAELTADDRERARRAVMAAQAAVTSGAPLQARALLDALAPAWLDDVDRGRALIARAYAGITLGDGSVADASAICLAAAEAFGDAEPDLTRLALFRAVQWAINAEHLIRGTTPADVAAAVLAHPYSEPLTKPRDLLAVGFATLAVHGYARGAPILQRGVAALLAPGIPDEELLEAWVVATTACTIRRDYASAHAVLRRAIDIARRTGALWELDSALFTHSMAHTELGRLTVAEQLVADGCQIRSALGATAEQWDMYQHPELLAWRATAEHLSVRVRGVGQASVPLGHGSVVRIAEYAEAILALGTGHPAEARALLRHLIDDDVFCVHTRVLPDLIEASVRSGDRELAERALEMLRSRADVAATPWIHGLLLRSRALLADGGGAEELYRGAVERLAETEARLDVARARLLYGEWLRREKRRRDARDQLRTALELLEEIGAGAFAERARRELAATGETAQRGPEPARSALTPQEATIAALARDGATNAEIAAQLFLSASTVDYHLRKVFRKLGVTSRRRLRQVYR is encoded by the coding sequence GTGGAACTGTGGGGGCGGGAGGCCGAACTGGCCAGGCTCGACGACGTCCTGACCTCGCTGGCCGACGGGCTCAGCCGAGTCCTGGTACTGCGCGGCGAGGCGGGCATCGGCAAGACCGCGCTGCTCGACCACGCCGCTGCGGCGTCCGACGACTCCACGACCGTCGTCCGCGTGGCCGGCGTCGAGTCGGAGGCCGACTTCCCGTGGGCGGCCCTGCACCGGATGTTGATCCCCCACCTCGACCGGCGGCTCCGCCTGCCGACGGCTCAGCGTGACGCGCTGGCGGTCGCCTGCGGGCTGGCCGACGGGCCGGCCGCCGACCGCTACCTGGTCAGCCTCGCGACGCTCGGGCTGCTCGCCGAGGTCGCCGCCGCCGGTCCGGTGCTCTGCTGCGTCGACGATGCGCAGTGGCTGGACGCCGACTCGATGACCGCGCTCGCGTTCGTCGCCCGCCGGGTGCACGCCGAGGGCCTCGGGATCGTGTTCACCGTGCGCACCGGGACGCCGTTCACGGCGCTGGACGGGCTGCCCACCCTCGATCTGGAGGGGCTCGGTACGGCCGCGGCCGGGCAGCTCCTCCGGTCGGTGGTGCCGGGTGCGCTGGACCCGCGGGTGGCCGACCAGATCGTCCGGGCCACCGGCGGCAACCCGCTCGCGCTCACCGACCTCGGCCAGGAACTGACCGCCGACCAGTTCCGTGGCGGCAGACAGCTGCCCGAGCCGTTACCGGTCGGACCGCGCCTGGAAGCGCACTACCGCACGCAGATCGACGCGCTGCCGACCGATACCCAGAGCTGGCTGCTGTTGGCCGCGGCCGAGCCCAGCGGCCACTACGGCCGGATCGCCGACGCCGCAGCCGCGCTCGGCCTGGTCCCGGGGGCAGCCGAAGCGGCGGAGGCGTCGCGGTTGGTGTCGATCACGACCGAGGTCCGGTTCCGGCATCCGCTGGTGCGATCGGCGATCTACGGTGGTGCGATTCCGGGTGATCGGCGCGCCGCGCACCGGGCGCTGGCCTCGGCGACGACCGGATCGTCCGACGTGGATCGGCGGGCGTGGCACCTCGCCGCGGCCACTCTCGGGCCGGACGCGGCCGTCGCGGACCAACTCGAACACTGCGCCGAGCGAGCCGCCGCCCGCGGAGGGTACGCCGCACGGGTCAGCTTCCTGGCCCGCGCCGCCGAGCTCACCGCCGACGACCGGGAGCGCGCCCGCCGCGCGGTGATGGCCGCCCAGGCCGCGGTGACCAGCGGTGCACCGCTCCAGGCCCGGGCGCTGCTCGACGCACTGGCCCCGGCCTGGCTCGACGACGTCGACCGCGGCCGCGCGCTGATCGCCAGGGCCTACGCGGGAATCACGCTGGGCGACGGGTCGGTGGCCGACGCCTCGGCGATCTGCCTGGCGGCGGCCGAGGCGTTCGGGGACGCCGAGCCCGACCTCACCCGGCTCGCGCTGTTCCGGGCCGTGCAGTGGGCGATCAACGCGGAGCACCTGATTCGGGGGACGACACCCGCCGACGTGGCCGCGGCCGTTCTCGCGCACCCCTACTCCGAGCCGCTGACCAAACCGCGCGACCTTCTCGCGGTCGGGTTCGCCACGCTCGCCGTGCACGGTTACGCGCGGGGCGCTCCGATCCTGCAGCGCGGTGTCGCCGCGCTGCTCGCACCGGGGATCCCCGACGAGGAGCTGCTGGAAGCGTGGGTCGTCGCGACGACCGCGTGCACGATCCGGCGGGACTACGCCTCGGCGCACGCCGTCCTGCGCCGCGCCATCGACATCGCGCGCCGCACCGGTGCGCTCTGGGAACTCGACTCCGCGCTGTTCACCCACTCGATGGCGCACACCGAGCTCGGACGGCTCACGGTCGCCGAGCAACTCGTCGCCGACGGGTGCCAGATCCGCTCCGCGCTCGGTGCGACCGCGGAGCAGTGGGACATGTACCAGCATCCGGAGCTGCTGGCCTGGCGGGCGACCGCAGAGCACCTGAGCGTGAGGGTGCGCGGTGTCGGTCAGGCCTCGGTGCCGCTCGGGCACGGGTCGGTGGTGCGGATCGCGGAGTACGCCGAAGCGATCCTGGCGCTCGGCACCGGACACCCGGCGGAGGCCCGCGCGCTGTTGCGGCATCTGATCGACGACGACGTGTTCTGCGTCCACACCCGCGTGCTGCCGGACCTGATCGAGGCGTCGGTCCGGTCGGGGGACCGCGAGCTGGCCGAGCGCGCGCTCGAGATGCTGCGCTCCCGCGCGGACGTCGCCGCGACACCCTGGATCCACGGCCTGCTGCTCCGTTCGCGGGCGTTGCTCGCGGACGGCGGCGGCGCCGAGGAGCTCTACCGTGGCGCGGTCGAGCGGCTCGCGGAGACCGAGGCGCGGCTCGACGTCGCCAGGGCCCGCCTGCTTTACGGGGAGTGGCTGCGGCGGGAGAAGCGTCGCCGCGACGCCCGTGACCAACTGCGGACCGCGCTGGAGCTGCTGGAAGAGATCGGCGCCGGCGCGTTCGCCGAGCGCGCCCGCCGGGAGTTGGCCGCGACCGGCGAGACCGCGCAGCGCGGACCGGAGCCTGCCCGGTCGGCGCTCACCCCGCAGGAGGCGACGATCGCCGCACTCGCCCGCGACGGTGCCACGAACGCCGAGATCGCGGCCCAGCTGTTCCTGAGTGCGAGCACGGTCGACTACCACCTCCGTAAGGTCTTCCGGAAGCTCGGTGTGACGTCCCGCCGCAGGCTGCGCCAGGTCTATCGGTAG
- a CDS encoding alkaline phosphatase → MDAKPLRWLAATVTTGVLVAVGATTLAADASNERQKARSVIFVNGDGMGPAHREAARLALEGLDGQLVMDSLPVSGQLTTSPDDPANPITDSAAGATAWTIGQRTYNGSIGYDVNKRPVPTLGYRAKQAGKATGLVTTAQVTDASPAAWFANVPDRGQQDEIARQYIDVSKPDVILGGGEDWWLPAGNPGAYPDKPAEDPTEGSRSTKGDLIAIARQAGYRYVSTAAQLQAAPDGRLLGLFANQEMFQQREEGQGDVYSPVVSLATMTSKALATLKKDRDGFFLLIEEEGVDEFSHDNNAARMLQSMGELEKAVAVAKAYVNAHPDTLLVITGDHECGGLTVEDTGTTDESGDAISKEDGPFAIPGSPLKFNLDWTTSGHTGVDVPVTAAGPYATLFTGKHPNTHVHEVLSKILTK, encoded by the coding sequence GTGGACGCCAAACCACTGCGCTGGCTCGCCGCGACGGTCACGACCGGAGTACTCGTGGCGGTGGGAGCCACCACTCTCGCCGCGGATGCATCGAACGAACGGCAGAAGGCCCGCAGCGTCATCTTCGTCAACGGCGACGGCATGGGTCCGGCGCACCGCGAAGCGGCCCGGCTCGCGCTCGAGGGCCTCGACGGACAGTTGGTCATGGACAGCCTGCCGGTGTCCGGGCAGCTGACCACCAGCCCGGACGACCCGGCGAACCCGATCACCGACTCGGCGGCGGGCGCCACCGCATGGACGATCGGCCAGCGGACCTACAACGGCTCGATCGGGTACGACGTCAACAAGAGGCCGGTGCCGACGCTCGGCTACCGGGCGAAGCAGGCGGGCAAGGCGACTGGCCTGGTGACCACCGCTCAGGTCACCGACGCCTCCCCGGCCGCCTGGTTCGCGAACGTCCCGGACCGGGGTCAGCAGGACGAGATCGCCCGGCAATACATCGACGTCAGCAAGCCGGACGTCATTCTCGGTGGCGGCGAGGACTGGTGGCTGCCGGCAGGCAACCCGGGCGCGTACCCCGACAAGCCCGCGGAGGACCCGACCGAGGGCAGCCGCAGCACGAAGGGCGACCTGATCGCAATAGCACGACAGGCCGGCTACCGGTACGTGTCGACGGCGGCGCAACTGCAGGCCGCCCCGGACGGCAGGCTGCTCGGGCTGTTCGCCAACCAGGAGATGTTCCAGCAGCGCGAGGAGGGCCAGGGTGACGTCTACAGCCCGGTCGTCAGCCTGGCCACGATGACCTCGAAGGCGCTCGCCACGCTGAAGAAGGACCGGGACGGGTTCTTCCTGCTCATCGAGGAGGAGGGCGTCGACGAGTTCTCCCACGACAACAACGCGGCCCGGATGCTGCAGTCGATGGGCGAGCTGGAGAAGGCCGTCGCGGTGGCGAAGGCGTACGTCAACGCGCACCCGGACACGCTGCTCGTCATCACCGGTGACCACGAGTGCGGCGGCCTCACGGTCGAGGACACCGGGACCACGGATGAGTCCGGCGACGCGATCTCGAAGGAAGACGGGCCGTTCGCGATCCCCGGCAGCCCGCTGAAGTTCAACCTCGACTGGACGACCAGCGGCCACACCGGCGTCGACGTGCCGGTCACCGCGGCCGGTCCGTACGCGACGTTGTTCACCGGCAAGCACCCCAACACGCACGTCCACGAAGTGCTTTCGAAGATCCTGACGAAGTAG
- a CDS encoding RidA family protein — protein MEITTLDPQPRSYGMGALATGASNILFISGQVPEDETGHVPETFDDQCRLAWRNVVGVLNTAHLGLENLTKVTVFLSDRQYREANARIRHEVLGGHSPALTVIITGIYDEKWLLEIEAVAVS, from the coding sequence GTGGAGATCACGACTCTTGACCCGCAACCCCGCTCCTACGGCATGGGCGCCCTGGCGACCGGCGCATCGAACATCCTGTTCATCAGCGGCCAGGTGCCCGAGGACGAGACCGGCCACGTTCCCGAGACCTTCGACGACCAGTGCCGATTGGCCTGGCGCAACGTCGTCGGAGTACTGAACACCGCACACCTGGGCCTGGAGAACCTCACGAAGGTGACGGTCTTCCTCTCCGACCGGCAGTACCGGGAGGCCAACGCCCGCATCCGGCACGAGGTGCTCGGCGGCCACAGCCCGGCGCTCACCGTCATCATCACCGGCATCTACGACGAGAAGTGGCTGCTCGAGATCGAGGCAGTCGCCGTGTCCTGA
- a CDS encoding alpha/beta hydrolase — MSSTETIVLIHGLWMTPRSWEGWVDYYGAKGYRVLTPAYPGFEIEVEALREKPEIIAELTVPETVDHLAGVIEGLDAPPILIGHSFGGTLTQLLLARGLGSAGVVIDSAPTEGVHVTPLSQVKSLFPALKNPATFHRAVGFTPEEFHYAFANTLPREESDKAWERYAIPAPGNWIWAYGLIANLKPGHQETWVDYSNDDRAPLLFIGGGSDHIMPPSVNKSNAKHYAKSSALTEYYEFPGRSHWTCAEPGWEAVADYALNWALQHRR; from the coding sequence ATGTCCTCTACTGAGACGATCGTCCTAATCCACGGCCTCTGGATGACCCCCCGTTCCTGGGAAGGCTGGGTCGACTACTACGGCGCCAAGGGTTACCGCGTCCTCACCCCGGCGTACCCGGGCTTCGAGATCGAGGTCGAGGCGCTCCGCGAGAAGCCGGAGATCATCGCCGAGCTCACCGTGCCGGAGACCGTCGATCACCTGGCCGGCGTGATCGAGGGCCTCGACGCCCCGCCGATTCTGATCGGGCACTCCTTTGGCGGGACGCTGACCCAGCTGCTGCTGGCCCGCGGGCTCGGTAGCGCCGGCGTGGTGATCGACTCGGCGCCGACCGAGGGCGTCCACGTCACGCCGCTCTCGCAGGTCAAGTCGCTGTTCCCGGCGCTGAAGAACCCGGCCACCTTCCACCGCGCGGTGGGCTTCACGCCGGAGGAGTTCCACTACGCGTTCGCGAACACGCTGCCCCGCGAGGAGTCCGACAAGGCCTGGGAGCGGTACGCGATCCCGGCACCGGGCAACTGGATCTGGGCGTACGGGCTGATCGCCAACCTCAAGCCCGGCCACCAGGAGACCTGGGTCGACTACTCCAACGACGACCGGGCGCCGCTGCTGTTCATCGGCGGCGGATCCGACCACATCATGCCGCCGTCGGTGAACAAGTCGAACGCGAAGCACTACGCGAAGTCGTCGGCGCTCACCGAGTACTACGAGTTCCCCGGCCGGTCGCACTGGACGTGCGCCGAGCCCGGCTGGGAAGCGGTCGCCGACTACGCGCTGAACTGGGCACTGCAGCACCGTCGTTAG
- a CDS encoding RrF2 family transcriptional regulator, translating to MKLPVSTEWVLHCATTLAQLEPGATASAAQLVAYYGLPAASLAKQLQALVRAGVLTASPGPRGGFRLARPAADITLLNIVEAVDGPSEPYVCQEIRQQGRGALPPDECRSTCVLAARMADAHQAWRNSLSGVSLADVLDSLPPSAPARTRSLLASVNA from the coding sequence GTGAAGCTTCCGGTGAGCACCGAGTGGGTTCTGCACTGCGCGACGACGTTGGCGCAGTTGGAGCCGGGCGCCACGGCCTCCGCGGCGCAGCTCGTGGCGTACTACGGCCTGCCCGCGGCGTCGCTCGCCAAGCAGTTGCAGGCGCTGGTGCGGGCCGGTGTGCTCACCGCGTCGCCGGGTCCTCGCGGCGGCTTCCGGCTCGCGCGTCCCGCCGCCGACATCACGCTGCTGAACATCGTCGAAGCCGTGGACGGCCCGTCCGAGCCCTACGTCTGCCAGGAGATCCGCCAGCAGGGACGCGGCGCGCTCCCGCCCGACGAGTGCCGCAGCACCTGCGTCCTCGCCGCCAGGATGGCCGACGCGCACCAGGCGTGGCGGAACAGCCTCTCCGGCGTGAGCCTGGCCGACGTCCTGGACTCGCTGCCCCCGTCGGCGCCGGCCCGGACACGGTCACTTCTCGCGTCGGTGAACGCGTGA
- a CDS encoding helix-turn-helix transcriptional regulator — protein MCSIADPELIGRDAERRYLDDLLDELPVAGRALLVRGDPGVGKTTLLDYVEHKAASRYQVYRVRGVESETTLPFAALGELLLPLRRRFSALPRAQRENLETALALSELVSDSAVNPYAVCVATLNVLSLAGHDRPLVALVDDLQWVDADSVNVFRFVARRVTSDHVAFIAATRKLSEEPRGHAVLDVTGLSERECRLVLDSHRLVVAPGVLDALVGFSRGNPLILLEFAFRLSEAQRRGEEPLPAAPARGGRAEQGWTSRIRALPAPTQRALVLVAAAREPTVEIVDRALGAWKLAPDDLTAAEEARLVRVVADRYELVHPILRSVALSNVPVGVRRQAYRALGEGATGATRAWYLACAVSRPDEDVAAGLVQAAREARQCGSYLAAAQAWRRAAELTPARSNLTAGRLLDAARDAFAGGACDDAARWCEEARATATDPALRADIALLHGRALTWMGSVRHAHRLMSTAAEAIAPTDSVRAAALAHEAALPAVMHADPAGAIAAARRGMELATSAAGVERCALFLCQGLALTHRVEDACRELDRALAAFEGTDPAATGIELTNLAQVCFCVERYEDSQRLLHAVLDGARRSGNPVAYAFAFGVRSELGWWLGQWSAAYADCLEATAKGRALRQRGVVAAGLLMQARFDAARGDHAGCERRAAEAIEFTDFTDVRSMQIYREAALGLDCLSRGAGTDAAVHLGHAQEIFVRFGLGNPNVTPFAGDAVEAHLRAGNPGAARDTLAWLEECADRTGLRWQRAVSARCRALLADDPDAADAAFREALAEHDRLPTPFDHARTLLCYGEALRRTRQKARSRGPLLAAHRMFSSLGAAPWTQRCLAELAASGHHPPRARRAGGLDRLSPQELQVARMVAAGLTNTEVGSALFVSPKTVEAHLTSIYRKLRVPSRTGLTRLVTESGLSDC, from the coding sequence GTGTGCTCGATAGCAGACCCAGAACTCATCGGCAGGGACGCTGAGCGGCGGTACCTCGACGATCTACTCGACGAGTTGCCGGTCGCCGGTCGTGCGCTGCTCGTCCGCGGTGATCCCGGCGTCGGCAAGACCACGCTGCTGGACTACGTGGAACACAAAGCCGCTTCCCGGTACCAGGTGTATCGGGTGCGAGGGGTGGAAAGCGAAACGACGCTCCCGTTCGCCGCGCTCGGTGAACTGCTGCTGCCGCTCCGCCGACGCTTCAGCGCGCTGCCGCGCGCCCAGCGGGAGAACCTCGAGACCGCGCTGGCGCTCAGCGAGCTGGTGTCCGACTCCGCGGTGAACCCGTACGCCGTCTGCGTCGCTACGCTCAACGTCCTGTCGCTGGCCGGACACGACCGGCCATTGGTGGCGCTCGTCGACGACCTGCAATGGGTGGACGCCGACTCGGTGAACGTCTTTCGCTTCGTGGCCCGGCGGGTCACGTCCGACCATGTGGCGTTCATCGCCGCCACCCGCAAGCTCTCCGAGGAGCCGCGAGGACACGCCGTCCTCGACGTCACCGGCCTCTCCGAGCGGGAGTGCCGGTTGGTGCTGGACAGTCACAGGCTCGTGGTCGCACCCGGCGTCCTCGACGCGTTGGTCGGGTTCTCCCGCGGGAACCCGCTGATCCTGCTGGAGTTCGCGTTCCGACTGAGCGAGGCGCAGCGTCGCGGCGAGGAGCCGCTGCCCGCGGCACCCGCCCGCGGCGGCCGCGCGGAACAGGGTTGGACGTCACGGATCCGCGCGTTGCCCGCTCCGACCCAGCGGGCACTCGTGCTGGTGGCCGCCGCGCGCGAGCCGACGGTGGAGATCGTCGACCGGGCGCTGGGGGCGTGGAAGCTCGCGCCGGACGACCTGACGGCAGCCGAGGAAGCGCGCCTGGTCCGGGTGGTGGCCGACCGCTACGAGCTGGTCCATCCGATCTTGCGCAGCGTCGCGCTGAGCAACGTCCCGGTCGGCGTCCGCAGGCAGGCCTACCGCGCGCTCGGCGAGGGAGCCACCGGCGCCACCCGGGCCTGGTATCTCGCCTGTGCGGTGTCGCGGCCGGACGAGGACGTCGCGGCCGGACTCGTCCAGGCCGCGCGGGAGGCTCGACAGTGCGGTTCGTACCTGGCCGCGGCGCAGGCGTGGCGCCGAGCCGCGGAGCTGACGCCCGCCCGCTCGAACCTCACCGCGGGCCGCCTGCTCGACGCCGCCAGGGACGCGTTCGCGGGCGGGGCCTGCGACGACGCCGCGCGGTGGTGCGAGGAGGCACGCGCGACGGCGACCGATCCGGCGTTGCGCGCGGACATCGCGCTGCTGCACGGGCGGGCGTTGACCTGGATGGGCAGCGTCCGGCACGCACATCGCCTGATGAGCACGGCCGCCGAGGCGATCGCACCGACCGACAGCGTCCGCGCCGCCGCACTCGCCCACGAGGCCGCCCTCCCCGCCGTCATGCACGCGGACCCGGCAGGCGCGATCGCCGCCGCGCGCCGGGGCATGGAACTCGCGACATCCGCCGCGGGGGTCGAGCGGTGCGCGCTGTTCCTCTGCCAGGGCCTCGCGCTCACCCACCGCGTCGAGGACGCCTGCCGGGAGCTGGACCGCGCCCTCGCCGCGTTCGAGGGCACCGATCCGGCCGCCACCGGGATCGAGCTGACGAACCTCGCGCAGGTCTGCTTCTGCGTCGAGCGCTACGAGGACTCGCAGCGTCTCCTGCACGCGGTCCTCGACGGAGCGCGCCGGAGCGGCAACCCGGTCGCGTACGCGTTCGCTTTCGGAGTGCGCAGCGAGCTGGGCTGGTGGCTCGGGCAGTGGTCGGCTGCCTACGCCGACTGCCTGGAAGCGACGGCAAAAGGCCGGGCGCTGCGTCAGCGGGGTGTGGTGGCCGCCGGGCTGCTCATGCAGGCCCGCTTCGACGCCGCCCGCGGCGACCACGCCGGTTGCGAGCGGCGCGCCGCCGAAGCCATCGAGTTCACCGACTTCACTGACGTCCGGTCGATGCAGATCTACCGCGAAGCCGCGCTAGGGCTGGACTGCCTGAGCCGGGGCGCGGGCACGGATGCGGCGGTCCACCTGGGCCACGCGCAGGAGATCTTCGTCCGCTTCGGGCTGGGCAACCCGAACGTCACGCCGTTCGCCGGGGACGCCGTCGAGGCTCACCTGCGCGCCGGGAACCCGGGCGCGGCCAGGGACACGCTCGCCTGGCTGGAGGAGTGCGCCGACCGGACCGGCCTGCGCTGGCAACGGGCGGTGAGCGCGCGCTGCCGCGCGCTGCTCGCCGACGACCCCGACGCCGCGGACGCCGCCTTCCGCGAAGCGCTGGCAGAACACGATCGCCTGCCGACGCCGTTCGACCACGCGCGGACGCTGCTCTGTTACGGCGAAGCGCTGCGCCGCACCCGGCAGAAGGCACGGTCACGGGGTCCGCTGCTGGCCGCGCACCGGATGTTCTCCTCGCTCGGGGCGGCACCGTGGACCCAGCGCTGCCTCGCCGAGCTAGCCGCGAGCGGCCATCACCCGCCGCGCGCCCGGCGAGCCGGCGGGCTGGACCGGCTGAGCCCGCAGGAGCTCCAGGTCGCCCGCATGGTCGCGGCCGGGCTGACGAACACCGAGGTCGGCTCCGCGCTGTTCGTCTCGCCGAAGACCGTGGAAGCGCACCTGACCAGCATCTACCGGAAGCTGCGGGTGCCGTCCCGCACCGGGCTGACGCGCCTGGTGACCGAGAGCGGGCTGTCCGACTGTTGA